In the Clostridium sporogenes genome, one interval contains:
- the secA gene encoding preprotein translocase subunit SecA has translation MGILNKIFGTYSERELRRVNPIVNKIEALDEKMQSLKDEDFKLKTEEFKSRLEKGEKLDDILPEAFALVREAAHRTIGLKHYKEQLIGGVVLHQGRIGEMKTGEGKTLVATLPAYVNALTGKGVHIVTVNDYLAKRDRDLMAPVYEFLGLKVGVILHNLNNEERQEAYASDITYGTNSEFGFDYLRDNMVVYKEERVQRKLNFAIVDEVDSILIDEARTPLIISGQGEKSTEFYKVADYFAKSLVAEKDFTIDEKANSAMLTDEGVNKAENFFKVDNYADAENMEIQHHVVQALKANYVMKKDKDYMIKDGEILIVDEFTGRAMEGRRYSDGLHQAIEAKEGVRVERESKTLATITYQNYFRMFNKLSGMTGTAQTEENEFREIYGLDVIVIPTHEPIARIDNADVVYKTEKGKFKAIVDEIVERHEKGQPMLVGTVSIEKSEMLSSMLKKKGVPHQVLNAKYHEKEADIISHAGEYGMVTIATNMAGRGTDIKLTKEAEEAGGLMIIGTERHESRRIDNQLRGRSGRQGDPGESRFFVSLEDDLMRIFGSERMQGIVDKLGLGEDEAIESKMVSSAIESAQKKVEGNNFDIRKTLLQYDDVINKQREIIYKQRSEVLEGEDLKDQIKDMMKDVVYTAVNSHISGVEEEFETEFQNLINYLEDICLPKGLVNVKEISNLSDEEIKEKLIKAVENIYSNKEKEIGEEQIREIERVILLRVVDTKWMDHIDDMDHLKQGIGLRAYRQQDPVQAYQFEGSEMFEEMIYNIKVDTVRYLFHVEVEKAPEREKVAKETSTNYDEDSVKKQPIKKENRIGRNDLCPCGSGKKYKNCCGRMA, from the coding sequence ATGGGAATTTTAAATAAAATATTTGGTACATATAGCGAAAGAGAACTTAGAAGAGTTAATCCTATAGTAAATAAAATAGAAGCTTTAGATGAAAAAATGCAATCCTTAAAAGATGAAGATTTCAAATTAAAAACTGAGGAATTTAAAAGTAGACTAGAAAAAGGGGAAAAACTGGATGATATTTTACCAGAAGCCTTTGCATTAGTTAGAGAGGCAGCACATAGAACTATAGGGCTTAAGCATTATAAAGAACAATTAATTGGTGGTGTAGTGTTGCATCAAGGTAGAATTGGAGAAATGAAAACTGGTGAAGGTAAAACTTTAGTTGCCACATTACCAGCATATGTAAATGCATTAACAGGAAAAGGGGTACATATAGTTACAGTTAATGATTATTTGGCAAAAAGAGATAGAGATTTAATGGCCCCAGTATATGAGTTTTTAGGATTAAAAGTGGGGGTTATTTTACATAACTTAAATAATGAAGAGAGACAAGAGGCTTATGCTTCAGACATAACTTATGGCACAAATAGTGAATTTGGGTTCGATTACTTAAGAGATAATATGGTTGTTTATAAAGAAGAAAGAGTTCAAAGAAAATTAAACTTTGCAATTGTGGATGAGGTTGACTCTATATTAATAGATGAAGCTAGAACTCCATTAATAATATCAGGCCAAGGGGAAAAGTCTACAGAATTTTATAAGGTTGCAGATTATTTTGCTAAATCTTTAGTAGCTGAAAAAGATTTTACAATAGATGAAAAAGCTAATTCAGCTATGCTTACAGATGAAGGTGTTAATAAAGCAGAAAATTTCTTTAAAGTAGATAACTATGCTGATGCAGAAAATATGGAAATACAACATCATGTGGTTCAAGCGTTAAAAGCTAATTATGTAATGAAAAAAGATAAAGATTATATGATTAAGGATGGAGAAATTCTAATAGTTGATGAGTTTACAGGAAGAGCTATGGAAGGAAGAAGATATAGCGATGGTTTGCATCAAGCTATAGAAGCTAAAGAAGGCGTTAGAGTAGAAAGAGAATCTAAAACTTTAGCTACGATAACTTATCAAAACTATTTTAGAATGTTCAATAAATTATCCGGTATGACAGGAACAGCTCAAACAGAAGAAAATGAATTTAGAGAAATCTATGGATTAGACGTAATTGTTATACCTACACATGAACCTATAGCAAGAATAGATAATGCAGATGTAGTATATAAAACAGAAAAGGGTAAATTTAAAGCTATAGTTGATGAAATAGTAGAGAGACATGAAAAAGGTCAGCCAATGTTAGTAGGTACAGTAAGTATAGAAAAATCAGAAATGTTATCTTCTATGTTAAAGAAAAAAGGTGTCCCTCACCAAGTATTAAATGCTAAATACCATGAAAAGGAAGCAGATATAATTTCTCATGCAGGGGAATATGGTATGGTAACAATAGCTACTAATATGGCAGGTCGTGGTACAGATATAAAACTTACTAAAGAAGCTGAAGAAGCTGGTGGACTTATGATTATAGGTACAGAAAGACATGAGTCTAGAAGAATAGATAATCAATTAAGAGGGCGTTCTGGACGTCAAGGAGACCCTGGTGAATCAAGATTCTTTGTATCTTTAGAAGATGATTTAATGAGGATATTTGGATCAGAAAGAATGCAAGGAATAGTTGATAAATTAGGACTTGGTGAAGATGAAGCTATAGAAAGTAAAATGGTAAGTTCAGCTATAGAAAGTGCTCAAAAGAAGGTAGAAGGAAATAACTTTGATATAAGAAAAACTTTATTACAATATGATGATGTAATAAATAAACAAAGAGAAATAATCTACAAACAAAGAAGTGAAGTTTTAGAAGGAGAAGATTTAAAAGATCAAATAAAAGATATGATGAAGGATGTGGTTTATACTGCAGTTAATTCTCATATTTCAGGAGTAGAAGAAGAATTCGAAACAGAATTTCAAAATCTTATTAATTATTTAGAAGATATATGTTTACCAAAGGGATTAGTAAACGTAAAAGAAATAAGCAATTTATCAGATGAAGAAATAAAAGAAAAATTAATAAAAGCAGTAGAAAATATATATAGTAACAAAGAAAAAGAAATTGGAGAAGAACAAATAAGAGAGATAGAAAGAGTAATATTACTTAGAGTAGTAGATACTAAATGGATGGATCATATAGATGATATGGATCACTTAAAACAAGGTATAGGTTTAAGAGCATATAGACAACAAGATCCAGTTCAAGCATACCAATTTGAAGGTAGTGAAATGTTTGAGGAAATGATTTATAACATTAAAGTAGATACTGTAAGATACTTATTCCATGTAGAAGTAGAAAAAGCACCTGAAAGAGAAAAGGTAGCAAAAGAAACATCAACTAATTATGATGAGGATTCAGTAAAAAAACAACCTATAAAAAAAGAAAATAGAATAGGTAGAAATGACTTGTGTCCTTGTGGAAGTGGTAAAAAGTATAAAAATTGTTGTGGTAGAATGGCATAA